One Burkholderia gladioli genomic window, TGGCCAAGTGCTATGGCGGCGACATCTCGCGAAAGAAGAAGCTGCTCGAAAAGCAGAAGGCCGGCAAGAAGCGCATGAAGCAGGTGGGTTCGGTCGAGATCCCGCAGGAGGCGTTCCTCGCGATCTTGCGTGTCGAAGACAAATAACAGGACTGATCCTTTTATGAATTTCGCATTGATTCTTTTTGTGCTCGTCGTCTTGACGGGTATTGCGTGGGTGCTGGACAAGCTGGTGTTCCTGCCGGGCCGTCGCAAGGCCGCCGACGAGGCCGCCGCCGAATTCGACCGCCAGCAGGCACGCGTCGGCGAGCGCTTCGCCGACGAGAACGCCGCCGAGACGCGCGCCAAGCTGCGCGACGATAAGCTGCGCCAGCCGTGGTGGCTCGAGTACACGGCGAGCTTCTTCCCGGTGATCCTGGCGGTGTTCGTGGTGCGTTCCTTCGTGGTCGAGCCGTTCAAGATCCCCTCGGGCTCGATGGTGCCCACCCTGCTGGTGGGCGACTTCATCCTCGTCAACAAGTTCGACTACGGCCTGCGCCTGCCGATCACCAACCAGAAGATCACCGCCGGCCGGCCGCTGGCGCGTGGCGACGTGGTGGTGTTCCGCTATCCGAAGGATGAGTCGGTCGACTACATCAAGCGCGTGATCGGCCTGCCCGGCGACACCGTCCAGTACTACGACAAGAAGCTGACCATCAACGGCCAGCCCGTGCCCGAAACGCCGCTGGCCGACTACTTCGACGAAGAGC contains:
- the lepB gene encoding signal peptidase I, with the protein product MNFALILFVLVVLTGIAWVLDKLVFLPGRRKAADEAAAEFDRQQARVGERFADENAAETRAKLRDDKLRQPWWLEYTASFFPVILAVFVVRSFVVEPFKIPSGSMVPTLLVGDFILVNKFDYGLRLPITNQKITAGRPLARGDVVVFRYPKDESVDYIKRVIGLPGDTVQYYDKKLTINGQPVPETPLADYFDEERMNYAKQYEESIDGRKNAILNNPAVPPFVMGADDFPYKSNCEYNEHGVTCKVPPGHYFMMGDNRDNSADSRYWGFVPDKDLVGRAFFIWMNFSDLKRIGLFH